One Cucurbita pepo subsp. pepo cultivar mu-cu-16 chromosome LG11, ASM280686v2, whole genome shotgun sequence DNA window includes the following coding sequences:
- the LOC111805905 gene encoding leucine-rich repeat receptor-like protein kinase TDR isoform X3, with protein sequence MEVFRCLPFNFIVFFLLCVAASSTDTYSEALLALKSEFIDDFGSLSDWIVRSGQNPLGKIHGCSWSGVQCDKNATIVIGIDLSMKRLGGAISGEQFHVFKELVDLNLSHNYLSGKLPIGIFNLTNLRTLDISRNNFSGHFPVGIFHLQNLIVCDAFSNSFSGSLPVDLSFSGHFPLENLKFLNLAGSYFTGPIPSEYGSFKTLEFMNLAGNVLTGNLPPELGKLKTMIHMEIGYNSFHGRLPWELGNMSNLQYLDIASGNLSGSIPKELSNLSNLESLFLFRNHFSGLLPEELSKITSLVNLDLSDNHISGPIPESFSEMKNLRLLSLMYNEMTGSVPKGIAELPSLETLLIWSNQFSGSLPKNLGSNKKLKWLDVSTNNFVGHIPLDICLGGLLFKLILFSNKFSGGLSPSLSNCSSLVRLRLEDNLFSGDISLKFSDLPDISYIDLSMNNFSGGIPLDISKASNLQYFNISYNPELGGVFPEEIWSLPLLQNFSASDCGIRGKLPKFRFCKSVLTIELNDNDLSGNVPESVASCHALVRMDLSYNNLSGHIPEELAHLPSIRILDLSHNGFNGSIPDKFRDSSSLLLLNVSSNDISGSIPENKVFWSMGSSAFAGNPKLCGAPLEPCSGPLAMFEGKGMGKLELVLILCAGLAIITTISIALIFFARERSKGKWKMVCFTGLPPFTASDILRSFDSAESKEAITPLSASIFKAVLPTGIAVSIKKIDWEEQRIRMISEFITQLGSLRHKNLVRLLGFCHNKQMVYLLYEYLPNGNLAEKISMKREWLTKLKLIKGIARGLHFLHHGCYPTIPHGDLKLSNVILDENMEPHLAEFGLRFLQQLNEDSLPLSSTTKGGEFNNATEEELWMDVHSFGAIVLEIISNGRLTSAGSSTQNKARDLLLREIYKENGISSPNSSKEEIKQVLDLALVCTRSRPSNRPSMEDVLKLLSEIKPEVKS encoded by the exons ATGGAGGTTTTTAGATGCCTGCCCTTCAATTTTATTGTGTTCTTCTTGCTTTGTGTAGCGGCTTCGTCCACTGATACTTACTCTGAAGCACTTTTAGCCTTGAAATCTGAATTCATTGATGATTTTGGCAGTTTGAGCGATTGGATTGTGCGTTCTGGACAAAACCCACTTGGGAAAATCCATGGATGTTCTTGGTCAGGAGTCCAATGCGACAAGAACGCCACCATTGTTATCGGAATCGACCTCTCGATGAAGCGGCTTGGCGGGGCGATTTCCGGTGAGCAGTTTCATGTCTTTAAAGAACTCGTTGATCTTAACCTGAGCCACAATTATCTGTCTGGGAAGCTTCCTATTGGAATCTTCAATCTCACTAATCTAAGAACTTTAGACATCAGTAGGAACAATTTTTCTGGTCATTTTCCTGTTGGgatttttcatcttcaaaaccTGATTGTTTGTGATGCATTTAGCAATAGTTTTTCTGGGTCATTGCCTGTTGATCTTTCNTTTTCTGGTCATTTTCCT CTTGAAAATCTGAAGTTCCTCAACTTAGCTGGTAGCTACTTCACAGGGCCAATCCCTTCAGAATATGGCTCTTTCAAAACCCTTGAGTTCATGAATCTCGCAGGGAATGTTCTTACTGGAAACTTACCCCCTGAATTGGGCAAACTCAAAACTATGATCCACATGGAAATTGGCTACAATAGCTTCCATGGAC GTCTCCCATGGGAACTCGGCAACATGAGCAACCTTCAATATCTTGATATTGCtagtggaaacctctctggTTCAATCCCTAAAGAACTTAGTAATCTCTCAAATCTGGaatctcttttccttttcaggaACCATTTCTCTGGACTGTTGCCTGAAGAACTAAGCAAAATCACCTCTCTGGTTAATTTAGATCTCTCTGATAATCATATTTCTGGTCCTATTCCAGAAAGCTTTTCAGAGATGAAGAATCTTAGATTGCTAAGTCTTATGTACAATGAAATGACTGGTTCTGTTCCAAAGGGTATTGCAGAGCTTCCTTCATTGGAGACTCTTCTTATATGGAGCAATCAGTTTTCTGGGTCACTCCCAAAAAACTTGGGCAGCAACAAAAAACTTAAATGGCTTGATGTTTCCACGAACAATTTTGTGGGTCATATCCCACTTGATATCTGTCTAGGAGGCTTACTTTTTAAGTTGATCCTGTTTTCAAATAAGTTTAGTGGTGGACTTTCGCCATCCCTCTCTAATTGTTCGTCCCTCGTTCGATTGCGGTTAGAGGATAATCTGTTTTCTGGTGATATATCTCTGAAATTTAGTGATCTTCCTGATATCTCATACATTGATCTCTCTATGAACAATTTTAGTGGAGGAATTCCTCTAGATATAAGCAAAGCATCCAATCTTCAATACttcaatatatcatataaCCCAGAACTTGGAGGTGTTTTTCCTGAAGAAATATGGAGTTTACCTCTTCTTCAAAACTTTTCAGCTTCTGATTGTGGGATAAGAGGAAAACTTCCCAAGTTTCGGTTCTGCAAATCTGTTCTTACTATTGAATTGAATGATAACGATCTGTCGGGAAACGTCCCAGAAAGCGTTGCAAGTTGTCATGCTCTTGTAAGGATGGATTTATCTTACAACAATCTCTCAGGTCATATACCTGAAGAACTGGCACATCTTCCTTCCATTAGAATCCTTGATCTATCCCACAATGGTTTCAATGGATCGATACCCGATAAGTTCAGGGATTCGTCGAGTTTGCTGCTACTAAACGTGTCTTCCAATGATATCTCTGGTTCCATCCCGGAAAACAAAGTGTTTTGGTCCATGGGTAGCAGTGCATTTGCTGGAAATCCAAAGCTGTGTGGAGCACCTCTGGAACCCTGTTCAGGGCCATTGGCAATGTTTGAAGGCAAAGGGATGGGGAAGCTTGAACTTGTCCTGATACTGTGTGCTGGTCTTGCTATAATCACAACGATATCGATCGCGTTGATTTTCTTCGCTCGAGAACGGAgcaaaggaaaatggaagatggtGTGTTTCACTGGACTTCCTCCATTCACAGCTAGTGATATTCTCAGGAGTTTCGACTCGGCAGAATCTAAGGAAGCGATAACGCCATTGTCTGCTTCGATTTTCAAAGCAGTTCTTCCTACTGGAATCGCCGTGTCGATCAAGAAGATAGATtgggaagaacaaagaattagGATGATATCTGAGTTTATAACTCAATTAGGTAGTTTAAGGCACAAGAATTTGGTCAGATTGCTGGGATTTTGCCACAATAAACAGATGGTTTATCTTTTGTATGAATACTTACCCAATGGAAATCTAGCagagaaaatttcaatgaaaagGGAAtggctaactaagctcaaaCTCATTAAAGGTATAGCAAGGGGACTACACTTTCTTCACCATGGCTGTTATCCTACAATTCCCCATGGAGACCTGAAGTTGAGTAACGTCATACTCGACGAAAACATGGAGCCCCATCTGGCTGAATTCGGACTCCGGTTTCTACAACAGCTAAACGAAGATTCGCTTCCGTTATCGTCGACAACAAAAGGAG GTGAATTCAATAATGCAACAGAGGAGGAGCTTTGGATGGACGTTCATAGTTTCGGGGCGATCGTCCTGGAAATTATAAGCAACGGTCGGTTGACGAGCGCTGGATCGAGCACACAGAACAAGGCAAGAGATCTT
- the LOC111805905 gene encoding leucine-rich repeat receptor-like protein kinase TDR isoform X2: MEVFRCLPFNFIVFFLLCVAASSTDTYSEALLALKSEFIDDFGSLSDWIVRSGQNPLGKIHGCSWSGVQCDKNATIVIGIDLSMKRLGGAISGEQFHVFKELVDLNLSHNYLSGKLPIGIFNLTNLRTLDISRNNFSGHFPVGIFHLQNLIVCDAFSNSFSGSLPVDLPKLENLKFLNLAGSYFTGPIPSEYGSFKTLEFMNLAGNVLTGNLPPELGKLKTMIHMEIGYNSFHGRLPWELGNMSNLQYLDIASGNLSGSIPKELSNLSNLESLFLFRNHFSGLLPEELSKITSLVNLDLSDNHISGPIPESFSEMKNLRLLSLMYNEMTGSVPKGIAELPSLETLLIWSNQFSGSLPKNLGSNKKLKWLDVSTNNFVGHIPLDICLGGLLFKLILFSNKFSGGLSPSLSNCSSLVRLRLEDNLFSGDISLKFSDLPDISYIDLSMNNFSGGIPLDISKASNLQYFNISYNPELGGVFPEEIWSLPLLQNFSASDCGIRGKLPKFRFCKSVLTIELNDNDLSGNVPESVASCHALVRMDLSYNNLSGHIPEELAHLPSIRILDLSHNGFNGSIPDKFRDSSSLLLLNVSSNDISGSIPENKVFWSMGSSAFAGNPKLCGAPLEPCSGPLAMFEGKGMGKLELVLILCAGLAIITTISIALIFFARERSKGKWKMVCFTGLPPFTASDILRSFDSAESKEAITPLSASIFKAVLPTGIAVSIKKIDWEEQRIRMISEFITQLGSLRHKNLVRLLGFCHNKQMVYLLYEYLPNGNLAEKISMKREWLTKLKLIKGIARGLHFLHHGCYPTIPHGDLKLSNVILDENMEPHLAEFGLRFLQQLNEDSLPLSSTTKGGEFNNATEEELWMDVHSFGAIVLEIISNGRLTSAGSSTQNKARDLLLREIYKENGISSPNSSKEEIKQVLDLALVCTRSRPSNRPSMEDVLKLLSEIKPEVKS, from the exons ATGGAGGTTTTTAGATGCCTGCCCTTCAATTTTATTGTGTTCTTCTTGCTTTGTGTAGCGGCTTCGTCCACTGATACTTACTCTGAAGCACTTTTAGCCTTGAAATCTGAATTCATTGATGATTTTGGCAGTTTGAGCGATTGGATTGTGCGTTCTGGACAAAACCCACTTGGGAAAATCCATGGATGTTCTTGGTCAGGAGTCCAATGCGACAAGAACGCCACCATTGTTATCGGAATCGACCTCTCGATGAAGCGGCTTGGCGGGGCGATTTCCGGTGAGCAGTTTCATGTCTTTAAAGAACTCGTTGATCTTAACCTGAGCCACAATTATCTGTCTGGGAAGCTTCCTATTGGAATCTTCAATCTCACTAATCTAAGAACTTTAGACATCAGTAGGAACAATTTTTCTG GTCATTTTCCTGTTGGgatttttcatcttcaaaactTGATCGTTTGTGATGCATTTAGCAATAGTTTTTCTGGGTCATTGCCTGTTGATCTTCCAAAGCTTGAAAATCTGAAGTTCCTCAACTTAGCTGGTAGCTACTTCACAGGGCCAATCCCTTCAGAATATGGCTCTTTCAAAACCCTTGAGTTCATGAATCTCGCAGGGAATGTTCTTACTGGAAACTTACCCCCTGAATTGGGCAAACTCAAAACTATGATCCACATGGAAATTGGCTACAATAGCTTCCATGGAC GTCTCCCATGGGAACTCGGCAACATGAGCAACCTTCAATATCTTGATATTGCtagtggaaacctctctggTTCAATCCCTAAAGAACTTAGTAATCTCTCAAATCTGGaatctcttttccttttcaggaACCATTTCTCTGGACTGTTGCCTGAAGAACTAAGCAAAATCACCTCTCTGGTTAATTTAGATCTCTCTGATAATCATATTTCTGGTCCTATTCCAGAAAGCTTTTCAGAGATGAAGAATCTTAGATTGCTAAGTCTTATGTACAATGAAATGACTGGTTCTGTTCCAAAGGGTATTGCAGAGCTTCCTTCATTGGAGACTCTTCTTATATGGAGCAATCAGTTTTCTGGGTCACTCCCAAAAAACTTGGGCAGCAACAAAAAACTTAAATGGCTTGATGTTTCCACGAACAATTTTGTGGGTCATATCCCACTTGATATCTGTCTAGGAGGCTTACTTTTTAAGTTGATCCTGTTTTCAAATAAGTTTAGTGGTGGACTTTCGCCATCCCTCTCTAATTGTTCGTCCCTCGTTCGATTGCGGTTAGAGGATAATCTGTTTTCTGGTGATATATCTCTGAAATTTAGTGATCTTCCTGATATCTCATACATTGATCTCTCTATGAACAATTTTAGTGGAGGAATTCCTCTAGATATAAGCAAAGCATCCAATCTTCAATACttcaatatatcatataaCCCAGAACTTGGAGGTGTTTTTCCTGAAGAAATATGGAGTTTACCTCTTCTTCAAAACTTTTCAGCTTCTGATTGTGGGATAAGAGGAAAACTTCCCAAGTTTCGGTTCTGCAAATCTGTTCTTACTATTGAATTGAATGATAACGATCTGTCGGGAAACGTCCCAGAAAGCGTTGCAAGTTGTCATGCTCTTGTAAGGATGGATTTATCTTACAACAATCTCTCAGGTCATATACCTGAAGAACTGGCACATCTTCCTTCCATTAGAATCCTTGATCTATCCCACAATGGTTTCAATGGATCGATACCCGATAAGTTCAGGGATTCGTCGAGTTTGCTGCTACTAAACGTGTCTTCCAATGATATCTCTGGTTCCATCCCGGAAAACAAAGTGTTTTGGTCCATGGGTAGCAGTGCATTTGCTGGAAATCCAAAGCTGTGTGGAGCACCTCTGGAACCCTGTTCAGGGCCATTGGCAATGTTTGAAGGCAAAGGGATGGGGAAGCTTGAACTTGTCCTGATACTGTGTGCTGGTCTTGCTATAATCACAACGATATCGATCGCGTTGATTTTCTTCGCTCGAGAACGGAgcaaaggaaaatggaagatggtGTGTTTCACTGGACTTCCTCCATTCACAGCTAGTGATATTCTCAGGAGTTTCGACTCGGCAGAATCTAAGGAAGCGATAACGCCATTGTCTGCTTCGATTTTCAAAGCAGTTCTTCCTACTGGAATCGCCGTGTCGATCAAGAAGATAGATtgggaagaacaaagaattagGATGATATCTGAGTTTATAACTCAATTAGGTAGTTTAAGGCACAAGAATTTGGTCAGATTGCTGGGATTTTGCCACAATAAACAGATGGTTTATCTTTTGTATGAATACTTACCCAATGGAAATCTAGCagagaaaatttcaatgaaaagGGAAtggctaactaagctcaaaCTCATTAAAGGTATAGCAAGGGGACTACACTTTCTTCACCATGGCTGTTATCCTACAATTCCCCATGGAGACCTGAAGTTGAGTAACGTCATACTCGACGAAAACATGGAGCCCCATCTGGCTGAATTCGGACTCCGGTTTCTACAACAGCTAAACGAAGATTCGCTTCCGTTATCGTCGACAACAAAAGGAG GTGAATTCAATAATGCAACAGAGGAGGAGCTTTGGATGGACGTTCATAGTTTCGGGGCGATCGTCCTGGAAATTATAAGCAACGGTCGGTTGACGAGCGCTGGATCGAGCACACAGAACAAGGCAAGAGATCTT
- the LOC111805905 gene encoding leucine-rich repeat receptor-like protein kinase TDR isoform X1 gives MEVFRCLPFNFIVFFLLCVAASSTDTYSEALLALKSEFIDDFGSLSDWIVRSGQNPLGKIHGCSWSGVQCDKNATIVIGIDLSMKRLGGAISGEQFHVFKELVDLNLSHNYLSGKLPIGIFNLTNLRTLDISRNNFSGHFPVGIFHLQNLIVCDAFSNSFSGSLPVDLPKLENLKFLNLAGSYFTGPIPSEYGSFKTLEFMNLAGNVLTGNLPPELGKLKTMIHMEIGYNSFHGGLPWELGNMSNLQYLDIASGNLSGSIPKELSNLSNLESLFLFRNHFSGLLPEELSKITSLVNLDLSDNHISGPIPESFSEMKNLRLLSLMYNEMTGSVPKGIAELPSLETLLIWSNQFSGSLPKNLGSNKKLKWLDVSTNNFVGHIPLDICLGGLLFKLILFSNKFSGGLSPSLSNCSSLVRLRLEDNLFSGDISLKFSDLPDISYIDLSMNNFSGGIPLDISKASNLQYFNISYNPELGGVFPEEIWSLPLLQNFSASDCGIRGKLPKFRFCKSVLTIELNDNDLSGNVPESVASCHALVRMDLSYNNLSGHIPEELAHLPSIRILDLSHNGFNGSIPDKFRDSSSLLLLNVSSNDISGSIPENKVFWSMGSSAFAGNPKLCGAPLEPCSGPLAMFEGKGMGKLELVLILCAGLAIITTISIALIFFARERSKGKWKMVCFTGLPPFTASDILRSFDSAESKEAITPLSASIFKAVLPTGIAVSIKKIDWEEQRIRMISEFITQLGSLRHKNLVRLLGFCHNKQMVYLLYEYLPNGNLAEKISMKREWLTKLKLIKGIARGLHFLHHGCYPTIPHGDLKLSNVILDENMEPHLAEFGLRFLQQLNEDSLPLSSTTKGGEFNNATEEELWMDVHSFGAIVLEIISNGRLTSAGSSTQNKARDLLLREIYKENGISSPNSSKEEIKQVLDLALVCTRSRPSNRPSMEDVLKLLSEIKPEVKS, from the exons ATGGAGGTTTTTAGATGCCTGCCCTTCAATTTTATTGTGTTCTTCTTGCTTTGTGTAGCGGCTTCGTCCACTGATACTTACTCTGAAGCACTTTTAGCCTTGAAATCTGAATTCATTGATGATTTTGGCAGTTTGAGCGATTGGATTGTGCGTTCTGGACAAAACCCACTTGGGAAAATCCATGGATGTTCTTGGTCAGGAGTCCAATGCGACAAGAACGCCACCATTGTTATCGGAATCGACCTCTCGATGAAGCGGCTTGGCGGGGCGATTTCCGGTGAGCAGTTTCATGTCTTTAAAGAACTCGTTGATCTTAACCTGAGCCACAATTATCTGTCTGGGAAGCTTCCTATTGGAATCTTCAATCTCACTAATCTAAGAACTTTAGACATCAGTAGGAACAATTTTTCTG GTCATTTTCCTGTTGGgatttttcatcttcaaaactTGATCGTTTGTGATGCATTTAGCAATAGTTTTTCTGGGTCATTGCCTGTTGATCTTCCAAAGCTTGAAAATCTGAAGTTCCTCAACTTAGCTGGTAGCTACTTCACAGGGCCAATCCCTTCAGAATATGGCTCTTTCAAAACCCTTGAGTTCATGAATCTCGCAGGGAATGTTCTTACTGGAAACTTACCCCCTGAATTGGGCAAACTCAAAACTATGATCCAC ATGGAAATTGGCTACAATAGCTTCCATGGAGGTCTCCCATGGGAACTCGGCAACATGAGCAACCTTCAATATCTTGATATTGCtagtggaaacctctctggTTCAATCCCTAAAGAACTTAGTAATCTCTCAAATCTGGaatctcttttccttttcaggaACCATTTCTCTGGACTGTTGCCTGAAGAACTAAGCAAAATCACCTCTCTGGTTAATTTAGATCTCTCTGATAATCATATTTCTGGTCCTATTCCAGAAAGCTTTTCAGAGATGAAGAATCTTAGATTGCTAAGTCTTATGTACAATGAAATGACTGGTTCTGTTCCAAAGGGTATTGCAGAGCTTCCTTCATTGGAGACTCTTCTTATATGGAGCAATCAGTTTTCTGGGTCACTCCCAAAAAACTTGGGCAGCAACAAAAAACTTAAATGGCTTGATGTTTCCACGAACAATTTTGTGGGTCATATCCCACTTGATATCTGTCTAGGAGGCTTACTTTTTAAGTTGATCCTGTTTTCAAATAAGTTTAGTGGTGGACTTTCGCCATCCCTCTCTAATTGTTCGTCCCTCGTTCGATTGCGGTTAGAGGATAATCTGTTTTCTGGTGATATATCTCTGAAATTTAGTGATCTTCCTGATATCTCATACATTGATCTCTCTATGAACAATTTTAGTGGAGGAATTCCTCTAGATATAAGCAAAGCATCCAATCTTCAATACttcaatatatcatataaCCCAGAACTTGGAGGTGTTTTTCCTGAAGAAATATGGAGTTTACCTCTTCTTCAAAACTTTTCAGCTTCTGATTGTGGGATAAGAGGAAAACTTCCCAAGTTTCGGTTCTGCAAATCTGTTCTTACTATTGAATTGAATGATAACGATCTGTCGGGAAACGTCCCAGAAAGCGTTGCAAGTTGTCATGCTCTTGTAAGGATGGATTTATCTTACAACAATCTCTCAGGTCATATACCTGAAGAACTGGCACATCTTCCTTCCATTAGAATCCTTGATCTATCCCACAATGGTTTCAATGGATCGATACCCGATAAGTTCAGGGATTCGTCGAGTTTGCTGCTACTAAACGTGTCTTCCAATGATATCTCTGGTTCCATCCCGGAAAACAAAGTGTTTTGGTCCATGGGTAGCAGTGCATTTGCTGGAAATCCAAAGCTGTGTGGAGCACCTCTGGAACCCTGTTCAGGGCCATTGGCAATGTTTGAAGGCAAAGGGATGGGGAAGCTTGAACTTGTCCTGATACTGTGTGCTGGTCTTGCTATAATCACAACGATATCGATCGCGTTGATTTTCTTCGCTCGAGAACGGAgcaaaggaaaatggaagatggtGTGTTTCACTGGACTTCCTCCATTCACAGCTAGTGATATTCTCAGGAGTTTCGACTCGGCAGAATCTAAGGAAGCGATAACGCCATTGTCTGCTTCGATTTTCAAAGCAGTTCTTCCTACTGGAATCGCCGTGTCGATCAAGAAGATAGATtgggaagaacaaagaattagGATGATATCTGAGTTTATAACTCAATTAGGTAGTTTAAGGCACAAGAATTTGGTCAGATTGCTGGGATTTTGCCACAATAAACAGATGGTTTATCTTTTGTATGAATACTTACCCAATGGAAATCTAGCagagaaaatttcaatgaaaagGGAAtggctaactaagctcaaaCTCATTAAAGGTATAGCAAGGGGACTACACTTTCTTCACCATGGCTGTTATCCTACAATTCCCCATGGAGACCTGAAGTTGAGTAACGTCATACTCGACGAAAACATGGAGCCCCATCTGGCTGAATTCGGACTCCGGTTTCTACAACAGCTAAACGAAGATTCGCTTCCGTTATCGTCGACAACAAAAGGAG GTGAATTCAATAATGCAACAGAGGAGGAGCTTTGGATGGACGTTCATAGTTTCGGGGCGATCGTCCTGGAAATTATAAGCAACGGTCGGTTGACGAGCGCTGGATCGAGCACACAGAACAAGGCAAGAGATCTT